The Agromyces mariniharenae sequence GCGCTGCGGATCGTCGAGAGCCGGTGCGCGACGACGAGCGTGGTGCGCCCCCGCATGAGGTGCTCGAGCGCGCCCCTGATCTTCGCCTCGGACTCGGGGTCGAGCGCACTCGTCGCCTCGTCGAGCAGCAGCACGCGCGGGTCGCGCACGAGCGCCCGCGCGATCGAGAGCCGCTGGCGCTGCCCGCCCGACAGCCGGGCGCCCCGCTCGCCGACGACCGTGTCCCAGCCCTCGGGCTGCGCCTCGACGATCTCGAGCGCGTTGGCGTCGCGGAGCGCGGCGAGCACGCGCTCGTCGCTCACCTCGCCGAGCCCGTAGACGATGTTCTCGCGGATCGTACCTTCGAAGAGCACCGACTCCTGCGGCACGACCGACACGAACCGGCGGAACGTGCGCAGGTCGAGCTCCTCCATGTCGACGCCGTCGAGGCGCACCTGCCCGCGGGTCGGCCGGAGGAACCCGAGCACGAGGTTGAGCAGCGTCGACTTGCCCGAACCCGACGACCCGACGAACGCGACCGTCTCGCCGGGCCGGACGTCGAGCGACACGTCGTCGAGCGCCGGCGGGATGCCGAGGTCGTAGCGGTACTCCACGCGCTCGAGCCGGATGCCGCCGCGCACCGCCTCGACGGCGCGCTTGCCCTCGTTGAACTCGAGGTCGGGCTCCTGCACGACCTCGGCGATCGAGCGGATCGACTCGGTGCCGCGCGCGATCACGGGCAGCAGCATGAGCAGGTTCGTGGCCGCCCCGGTGAGCAGCGCGAAGTAGGAGCTCAGCAGCACCACCTGGCCGGCCGTGATGGGGATGAACCCGGTGATCGAGATCCAGGCGGCGAGCACGAGGCATCCGACGCCCAGCAGCTGCAGGCTCACCCACGACAGCGAGGCGAAGCGCCCGTTCAGCAGGTCGAGCGCGAAGCCGGCCGTGCGCACCCCCTCGGCGCCGTGCGCCACCCGGCGCACCGCGGTCTGCTCGAGGCCGTGCGCGCGGGTGATCGGCATGAGCGTGGCCATCTCGCCGACTCGGGCCGAGAACTGCTCGACCTCGCGACGAAACGTCTCGTTGCGGGCGGCGCTGCGCCGGTTGAGGATCGCGCGCAGCAGCACCGCCAGCGGGATCGCGAGTGCGTAGACGGGCAGGAACGCTGGCACGTTGATCGCGGTCATGACGATCGCGCCGATCAGCACCATGGTCGCCGAGAGCAGCGGATGCGCCGTCTGCTGCAGCATGACCTCGACGTTCTCGACGTCGCGCACGACCTTCGTCTGCACGATCGCGGAGTTCGCACGCGAGTGGAAGCCGATCGAGAGCGACTGCAGGCGCGACGCGAGCGCGTTGCGCAGGTCGGCGCCGATCGAGCGCACGGCGCCCATGAAGAGCCGCGTGTAGGTGACGTGGTTCGGGTAGTTCTGCAGCAGCGCCACGAGGGCGACGCCCGCCCAGATGGCGAGCGTCGAGAGCGGCCCTCCCGCGACGACGACGTCGATGACCCCCGCCGTGACGACGGGCAGCAGCCAGAGCGGCGTGTCCTTCAGCGCGAAGAAGCCCACCGCGGCGAGCACGCGGCCGCGGTGCAGGTCGAGCAGGCGCAGCACGGAGCGCAGCGGATGCCGCCCGTCGATCGCGTGCTCGATCTGGGAAAGCGTTTGCCCGATCATTCCTCCATTGTGCCGTCGATCAGGCTGGCTCGCTACGCTGGCGGGATGCCGTTCGATCCCCGCAGCATCCCGGTCGACCCCGTGGCATCCGCCGCACTCGCACGACACGGCTTGGAGTACCGCCTGCTCGACCCAGACGACCACGCCGGGATGCTCGCCTGGATCGAGGCGGAGAACCGCGGCTTCCACCACGGAAGGCCCCGTGACGTCGACCGCGACTACGACCTGTCCGTGGCCTCCGAGCGGCGGGTGCACGGCGTCTACGACCCGACCGCGGCGCAGCCCGAGACCCCCGTCGCCACGGTCGACGCCTGGCCGACCGGCCTCAGCGTGCCGGGCGGGCGCAGCGTCGACGCGTGGGCCGTGAGCGCCGTGACCGTCTCCCCCACGCATCGTCGTCGCGGCATCGCCCGCGCCCTCATGGAGGGCGAGCTCGCCAACGCGCGCGCGGCCGGCGCCGCCGTGGCCATGCTCACGGCGACCGAGGCCACCATCTACGGCCGGTTCGGCTTCGCCCCGGCGGCCAAGGCCGCCACGATCACGGTCGACCGCCGTCGCACGCACTGGGTCGGGCCGGATGCCCCGGGGCGGGTGCACTTCGTCGCGGCATCCGACCTGCGCGAGGCGGCGCCCGCCATCGCGCGCCGCGCCGTCGCCCGCACGCCCGGCGAGATCGACCGCTGGCCGGGGATCCTCGATCGCGCGCTCGGCCTCGTCGACCCCGACGGCGACGGCGCCCGGTCGATCCGCGCCGTGCGCTACGACGACGAGCACGGGCAGGCCCAGGGATTCGCCGCCTACCGCATCACTCGCGAGCCGAACCAGCCCGGGTTCCTCGAGTTCGACTTCCTCGTCGCCGCGACCGACGACGCCGAGCGCGCGCTCTGGCGCTTCCTCATCGAGCAGGACTTCGTGACCGGCGTCCGCGCCCGGCTCCGCTCGGTCGACGAACCGCTGCCCTGGCTCCTCGAGGACCCGCGCGCCGTCAGCGTCACCGACGTCGACGACCACCTCTGGGTGCGCATCCTCGACCCGATCGAGGCGCTGCGCGCACGCCGCTACGGCACGAGCGGCACGCTCGTGCTCGACGTCTCCGACGTGCTGGGCCACGCCCGTGGACGGTTCCGGCTCACGGTCGACGATCGCGGCCGGGCCGAGGTCGAGCCGGTCGAGGGCACGGATGCCGCGGGTCCCGGCCTGCGCCTCGGCATCCAGGAGCTCGGGGCGATCTACCTCGGCGGCGTGCGGCCGTCGCTGCTCGCCCGCGCCGCGCGCATCACGGAGACGGCGCCGCGCACGCTCGTGCTCGCCGACCGCATGTTCGCGTCCGAGCGCACGCCGCACCTCAGCATCTGGTTCTGAACCGCGGCGTCGCCGGAACCGCCGAGCGGTTCCGGCGCGCGGCCGCCGGTAAGCGGATTCCCGCCCGTACCGCCGCCACCCCAGTCCGGGGGGCGTGCGTGAGAGCGCTCCCCCGTCGCGCCCGGATTCCCACGCACCCTCACTTACTGTCTCGTCAGTAAGTTACGGAAGTGTTATCAACCTTTTGTTCGGCAGCGCGACATTTGGGCGCATGATGACAGTGCCGCCGCCGAGGACGACGGGGGTACCCGGAGGGGTCGACCTCAACCTTGAAGAAGGGGAGAGCCATGAAGACGTCTTCACTGGTCTCTGTCGCTGCGGTCGCCGGGGTTTCGGCGCTGCTGCTGGCGGCGTGTTCGAGCGGTGGTTCCGGTGGTGAGACCGACGGCGGCGGTGGTGAGGCGGCCACGCGTGCCTGCGTGATCCTGCCCGACGCTGCGTCGTCGCCGCGGTGGGAGAACTTCGACCGCAAGTACCTCGAGGAGGGCCTCGACGCGGCCGGCTTCGAGTCCGACATCCAGAACGCGCAGGGCGACGTGAACAAGTACGCCACCATCGCGGACCAGCAGCTCAGCCAGGGCTGCGGCGTGATGCTGCTCGTCGACTACAACGGCGCCGGCGCCGCCGTGGCCGAGAAGGCCAAGGCCGAGGGCATCCCGGTCATCGCCTACGACCGCCCGATCGAGGGCGTCGACTACTACGTCTCGTTCGACAACGTCGAGGTCGGGCGCCTCGAGGGGCAGTCGATCGTCGACGGCCTGGCGACGGCGGGCAAGGACCCGGCGAGCGCGGTGGTCGTCTACATGGGCGGCGACCCGTCCGACGGCAACGCGAAGATGTTCCACGACGGTGC is a genomic window containing:
- a CDS encoding ABC transporter ATP-binding protein; the encoded protein is MIGQTLSQIEHAIDGRHPLRSVLRLLDLHRGRVLAAVGFFALKDTPLWLLPVVTAGVIDVVVAGGPLSTLAIWAGVALVALLQNYPNHVTYTRLFMGAVRSIGADLRNALASRLQSLSIGFHSRANSAIVQTKVVRDVENVEVMLQQTAHPLLSATMVLIGAIVMTAINVPAFLPVYALAIPLAVLLRAILNRRSAARNETFRREVEQFSARVGEMATLMPITRAHGLEQTAVRRVAHGAEGVRTAGFALDLLNGRFASLSWVSLQLLGVGCLVLAAWISITGFIPITAGQVVLLSSYFALLTGAATNLLMLLPVIARGTESIRSIAEVVQEPDLEFNEGKRAVEAVRGGIRLERVEYRYDLGIPPALDDVSLDVRPGETVAFVGSSGSGKSTLLNLVLGFLRPTRGQVRLDGVDMEELDLRTFRRFVSVVPQESVLFEGTIRENIVYGLGEVSDERVLAALRDANALEIVEAQPEGWDTVVGERGARLSGGQRQRLSIARALVRDPRVLLLDEATSALDPESEAKIRGALEHLMRGRTTLVVAHRLSTIRSADRIVVLERGRIVEVGSHDELLAAGGRYAELDRVQSA
- a CDS encoding GNAT family N-acetyltransferase encodes the protein MPFDPRSIPVDPVASAALARHGLEYRLLDPDDHAGMLAWIEAENRGFHHGRPRDVDRDYDLSVASERRVHGVYDPTAAQPETPVATVDAWPTGLSVPGGRSVDAWAVSAVTVSPTHRRRGIARALMEGELANARAAGAAVAMLTATEATIYGRFGFAPAAKAATITVDRRRTHWVGPDAPGRVHFVAASDLREAAPAIARRAVARTPGEIDRWPGILDRALGLVDPDGDGARSIRAVRYDDEHGQAQGFAAYRITREPNQPGFLEFDFLVAATDDAERALWRFLIEQDFVTGVRARLRSVDEPLPWLLEDPRAVSVTDVDDHLWVRILDPIEALRARRYGTSGTLVLDVSDVLGHARGRFRLTVDDRGRAEVEPVEGTDAAGPGLRLGIQELGAIYLGGVRPSLLARAARITETAPRTLVLADRMFASERTPHLSIWF
- a CDS encoding sugar ABC transporter substrate-binding protein, with the translated sequence MKTSSLVSVAAVAGVSALLLAACSSGGSGGETDGGGGEAATRACVILPDAASSPRWENFDRKYLEEGLDAAGFESDIQNAQGDVNKYATIADQQLSQGCGVMLLVDYNGAGAAVAEKAKAEGIPVIAYDRPIEGVDYYVSFDNVEVGRLEGQSIVDGLATAGKDPASAVVVYMGGDPSDGNAKMFHDGAVEVMEAAGISPAAEPPGVWDGEKSATNFEQALTSLGGKVDAVWVANDTNAAGVITILDKNGLVVPVSGQDASIAGLQNVLLGKQTATVYKPVKLEADAAVELAVALLEGESPTADQELEDGTPYVAVTPQLVGPEQVVDVVDAGDADPAELCQGEVQAKCGEYGIQ